From a region of the Sporosarcina ureilytica genome:
- a CDS encoding pro-sigmaK processing inhibitor BofA family protein: MKATISIFIVGFILFLLVMDKKRVKSMFEFISIYWFRLAFSFLALFILNVVAGFFGVYVPVNIASGLVITILGIPGLASICAIAFIS, encoded by the coding sequence ATGAAGGCAACCATTAGTATTTTTATCGTAGGATTTATATTGTTTCTATTAGTGATGGACAAGAAGCGTGTGAAAAGCATGTTCGAGTTTATTTCAATCTATTGGTTCCGTCTAGCTTTTTCCTTTCTAGCTCTTTTTATTTTAAACGTAGTCGCTGGATTCTTTGGTGTTTATGTCCCGGTTAACATTGCATCAGGGCTTGTTATTACGATACTTGGCATTCCAGGTCTCGCTTCAATTTGTGCGATTGCATTTATTTCATAA
- a CDS encoding MDR family MFS transporter, translating to MKNSQTFEFKKIIPLLAVLLSGAFITILNQTLLATALPPIMKDLHVTESTVQWLQSIFMLVNGIMIPITAFLIGKFTTRKLFITAMSIFAFGTFLSAISPNFPVLLLGRVFQGAGAGIMMPLLQTIMFLLFPIEQRGKAMGMFGLVIAFAPAIGPSLSGYLVDHFAWKSVFYVVLPIALIIIIAAFFLLKNVTELTNPKMDYLSIVLSTLGFGGLLYGFSIAGNDGWLHLNVAVSIVVGAVSLLLFIQRQLKLDEPILEFRVFKYMVFTLATGLGMIVYASMIAGTVILPIFMQTMLGFNAFHSGLMLLPGAIVMGILNPVTGTLFDKYGAKWLLRTGFVILTVTTFMFANLSEEISFTYLAVLNAVRILGISLVMMPSTTLGLNQLPNHLITHGTAMNNTFRQIAGAIGTAVLVAITITAAIDDGSVAGAIRGVNVAFHVAGYIAFFGLLLSFTIRDSKRSKSSEDINGASHWN from the coding sequence ATGAAAAACTCTCAAACCTTTGAGTTCAAAAAGATTATTCCACTGCTGGCTGTTTTATTATCTGGTGCATTTATTACGATTTTAAATCAAACCCTTCTTGCAACAGCCCTGCCGCCAATCATGAAGGATCTTCATGTGACAGAAAGTACAGTTCAGTGGCTACAGTCGATTTTCATGCTCGTCAACGGAATTATGATTCCAATAACAGCATTTTTAATCGGTAAATTTACAACACGAAAATTATTCATTACAGCGATGAGTATATTCGCCTTTGGTACATTCCTTTCTGCAATTTCTCCTAATTTCCCCGTTTTATTATTAGGAAGGGTTTTCCAAGGTGCAGGTGCTGGTATTATGATGCCACTCTTACAGACGATCATGTTTCTACTCTTCCCTATCGAACAACGAGGAAAAGCGATGGGGATGTTTGGTCTTGTTATTGCATTCGCACCGGCAATTGGGCCGAGCCTATCGGGGTATCTTGTGGATCATTTCGCATGGAAAAGCGTCTTTTACGTTGTCCTTCCGATTGCCCTCATCATTATCATTGCGGCTTTCTTTTTACTGAAAAACGTTACGGAATTAACCAATCCAAAGATGGATTACTTGTCAATTGTTCTCTCTACACTTGGTTTCGGTGGGCTCCTTTACGGCTTCAGTATCGCCGGTAACGATGGATGGCTCCATCTAAACGTTGCCGTATCCATAGTAGTCGGAGCTGTTTCACTCTTACTATTCATTCAGCGACAATTGAAATTGGATGAGCCTATTCTTGAATTCCGGGTGTTTAAGTATATGGTGTTTACATTGGCGACTGGGCTCGGCATGATTGTATACGCATCTATGATTGCAGGGACCGTGATTTTGCCAATCTTCATGCAGACTATGCTTGGATTTAACGCCTTCCATTCCGGTCTGATGCTCTTGCCAGGCGCAATTGTAATGGGAATTTTGAATCCAGTGACAGGAACACTGTTCGATAAATACGGGGCAAAGTGGCTGTTGCGCACAGGATTTGTCATCCTTACAGTAACAACGTTCATGTTTGCAAACCTATCCGAAGAAATAAGTTTTACATATTTAGCAGTCTTGAATGCGGTTCGGATATTAGGTATTTCTTTGGTCATGATGCCGTCTACAACACTTGGGTTGAATCAGTTACCTAATCACCTAATCACTCACGGTACCGCCATGAACAATACGTTCCGTCAAATCGCTGGTGCAATTGGCACTGCGGTTCTGGTTGCGATTACGATAACAGCCGCGATAGATGACGGCTCGGTTGCAGGTGCCATCCGCGGGGTGAATGTAGCCTTCCATGTGGCTGGATATATTGCATTCTTCGGCCTCTTGTTGTCATTTACAATTCGGGATTCGAAGCGTAGCAAAAGCTCAGAGGATATTAATGGTGCCAGTCACTGGAACTAG
- a CDS encoding Panacea domain-containing protein: MASVQDVANYLLYLRDNDMETGKYYALSNLKMQKLLYFCQGIYSAVHNGSRLIVDDEFEAWRYGPVLPSAYFRFNIYGQNDIPRNETGDFSGLSEGENLVIQNVWENLRYRSAFDLVEASHVQNGPWHNVYHGEGDNIINQEIIVNYFGGQN, from the coding sequence ATGGCCTCAGTTCAAGATGTAGCAAATTATTTGCTTTATTTACGTGACAATGACATGGAAACAGGAAAGTATTATGCGTTAAGTAATTTGAAAATGCAAAAGCTATTGTATTTTTGTCAGGGTATTTACTCTGCTGTCCATAATGGATCACGGTTAATAGTTGATGATGAATTTGAAGCTTGGAGATATGGGCCAGTTTTACCTTCAGCATATTTTAGGTTTAATATTTATGGACAGAATGATATACCTAGAAATGAAACAGGTGATTTTAGTGGCTTATCAGAAGGTGAAAATTTAGTTATTCAAAATGTGTGGGAAAACCTTAGGTACAGAAGTGCATTTGATTTAGTGGAAGCTAGCCATGTGCAGAATGGTCCTTGGCACAATGTTTACCATGGTGAGGGAGATAATATCATAAACCAGGAAATAATTGTTAATTATTTCGGAGGACAAAATTGA
- a CDS encoding NERD domain-containing protein — protein sequence MGKWIIVAAVALVLLPILFIINPLLLAFVFLTGVIFLNRNYSVIKGAAGERKVNQLLNRLGPNYTLFHDLYLPTEKGTTQVDHIVTSPYGIFVIETKHYNGWIFGNEHNKYWTQVIYKRKERMLNPIWQNYGHIQALKNFIGEEHDAYLHSIIAFSNASTLKFKDDFRSARVTQFMNLTKVLKEWDIHRLNEIQLQEINIKLEGLVMKDKKLQRKVRKQHVQDIQSNRKERVWNEKRLLKQNICPKCKVELVLRDGKYGSFYGCSSFPKCRFTKNA from the coding sequence GTGGGAAAATGGATCATAGTAGCTGCTGTTGCACTTGTTTTATTGCCAATTTTGTTTATTATAAATCCGCTTCTATTGGCTTTTGTCTTTTTGACTGGCGTTATATTTCTAAACCGAAACTATTCTGTTATTAAAGGTGCTGCAGGGGAAAGGAAAGTAAATCAATTATTAAATAGGTTAGGACCAAATTATACATTATTTCATGATTTGTACTTGCCTACCGAAAAGGGAACGACACAAGTAGATCATATTGTTACCTCACCTTATGGAATTTTTGTCATTGAAACGAAACATTATAATGGTTGGATATTTGGTAATGAACATAACAAATATTGGACTCAGGTCATCTATAAGCGTAAAGAGAGAATGCTTAATCCGATTTGGCAAAATTATGGGCATATCCAAGCGCTAAAAAATTTCATTGGTGAAGAACACGATGCATATCTTCATTCAATCATTGCATTTTCCAATGCCTCGACATTAAAATTTAAGGACGATTTTAGGTCTGCGCGAGTGACTCAGTTTATGAATTTGACTAAGGTGTTAAAAGAGTGGGATATACATAGGTTAAATGAAATCCAATTACAGGAAATAAATATAAAACTTGAAGGGCTTGTCATGAAAGACAAGAAATTACAAAGGAAAGTTAGAAAACAGCACGTCCAAGATATTCAGAGTAATCGTAAAGAAAGGGTTTGGAATGAGAAACGGCTTCTTAAACAAAACATCTGTCCCAAATGTAAAGTGGAATTGGTATTAAGGGATGGAAAGTACGGTTCCTTTTACGGTTGCAGCAGTTTTCCAAAGTGCAGGTTTACAAAAAATGCTTAG
- a CDS encoding YaaL family protein, giving the protein MTATRDEWEQAKVIENHLDDYDQEVFIRRKITESKHFYLYKEAKARNLGRD; this is encoded by the coding sequence ATGACGGCAACAAGAGATGAATGGGAACAAGCGAAGGTTATTGAAAACCATCTTGATGATTATGATCAAGAAGTTTTTATACGTCGTAAAATTACTGAGAGTAAACATTTCTATCTATATAAGGAAGCAAAGGCAAGAAATTTAGGTAGAGATTAA